The Candidatus Delongbacteria bacterium genome has a window encoding:
- a CDS encoding FAD-dependent oxidoreductase has product MTTLRADVAIAGAGLAGLGLALDLAQRGRRVILLERRRQPGGAVFSLPGADGADNSIHLFLAAFTRCRARLAQLGSRPLRELDDTCHVALDGHRFRLPLGAGRLPTLAGLVRLRHPLGSGLELATGLARLGISRPRPGETAGAWLERRGLPRRRLAGLFWREWGLSVFNAPLELVDAGLFRRTLLSLFRDPRSHRPLLADCPLVDLWVKPFEQALERAGVRLLTGTALHGVARDAGGIRALLAEGLRVEAPQVVWAGPPEGLAQVEGLADCRPALPPRREGRHIVNLRLPCVPGLRLDRLTGWFGQPFQWVFAGGDGWLTLVGSGWTDADLAQRAELLPRLPGWLAAHGLTAGGPPRWIVQRHATALQSPDFEAARPPARPLDQAAPGNLYFCGAWLDTGLPLSMESALASAELTLQALQFD; this is encoded by the coding sequence GTGACCACTCTGCGCGCGGACGTGGCCATCGCCGGAGCCGGGCTGGCGGGACTGGGCCTGGCCCTGGATCTGGCCCAGCGGGGCCGCCGCGTGATCCTGCTCGAGCGGCGTCGACAGCCCGGCGGGGCGGTCTTCAGCCTGCCCGGCGCGGACGGCGCGGACAACTCCATCCACCTCTTCCTGGCCGCCTTCACGCGCTGCCGCGCCCGCCTGGCGCAGCTGGGCTCCCGTCCCCTCCGCGAGCTGGACGACACCTGCCACGTGGCGCTGGACGGACACCGGTTCCGACTGCCCCTGGGCGCGGGCCGCCTGCCCACGCTGGCCGGGCTGGTCCGCCTGCGGCATCCGCTGGGGAGCGGGCTGGAGCTGGCGACGGGCCTGGCGCGCCTGGGGATTTCGCGGCCCCGGCCCGGCGAGACGGCGGGCGCCTGGCTGGAGCGGCGCGGTCTGCCGCGCCGGCGGCTGGCCGGTCTGTTCTGGCGGGAATGGGGACTGTCGGTCTTCAACGCCCCGCTGGAGCTGGTGGACGCGGGCCTGTTCCGTCGCACCCTGCTGAGCTTGTTCCGCGATCCGCGAAGCCATCGGCCCCTGCTGGCGGACTGTCCACTGGTGGACTTGTGGGTCAAGCCCTTCGAGCAGGCGCTGGAGCGCGCAGGCGTCCGCCTGCTCACCGGCACGGCGCTGCACGGCGTGGCGCGGGACGCGGGCGGCATCCGGGCTCTGCTGGCGGAGGGCCTGCGGGTGGAAGCGCCGCAGGTGGTCTGGGCCGGTCCGCCGGAAGGCCTGGCGCAGGTGGAGGGTCTGGCAGACTGCCGGCCCGCGCTGCCGCCGCGCCGGGAGGGACGGCACATCGTCAACCTGCGGCTGCCCTGTGTCCCCGGCCTGCGCCTGGACCGGCTCACCGGCTGGTTCGGACAACCCTTCCAATGGGTCTTTGCCGGGGGCGACGGCTGGCTGACCCTGGTGGGCAGCGGCTGGACGGACGCGGACCTGGCGCAGCGCGCCGAGCTGCTGCCGCGGCTCCCGGGCTGGCTGGCCGCCCACGGGCTGACGGCCGGAGGACCGCCCCGCTGGATCGTCCAGCGCCACGCCACGGCCTTGCAGTCGCCGGACTTCGAGGCCGCCCGTCCGCCGGCTCGTCCGCTGGACCAAGCCGCGCCCGGCAACCTGTATTTCTGCGGTGCCTGGCTAGACACAGGCCTGCCCCTCAGCATGGAGTCCGCGCTGGCCAGCGCCGAGCTTACTTTGCAAGCCTTGCAGTTTGATTGA
- a CDS encoding PDZ domain-containing protein produces MKRLLFLLATLLLVFSVQAADYAFLGIVPEKSVKVKEAGFSGTGLLLRQVVAKGPAAEAGLRAGDVLITFNGKPVEDGDDLTFFLRQARPGEKATLEWVRNQTRQKGVVRLGSRNEPDLKRSVTVDVGSGLANTAFLGIGTLAVNDNLLQHFGVKDGHGILIDAIVKGSPAEKAGLRVGDVLVDLDGHAVDSPGRLRRLMEDYRPGTKVRLRLVRDRQILSVDIVFGDRDSSELGEPDEELPRIPEYPGMPHLPGLPQVQELKNVGTFPGRAAIDSTLNLMRRLVGAPLAMLER; encoded by the coding sequence ATGAAACGCCTACTCTTCTTGCTCGCGACCCTGCTGCTGGTGTTTTCGGTGCAGGCCGCGGATTACGCCTTTCTGGGAATCGTGCCGGAGAAGTCGGTGAAGGTCAAGGAAGCCGGGTTCTCCGGCACCGGTTTGCTGCTGCGGCAGGTGGTGGCCAAGGGTCCGGCGGCGGAAGCCGGCTTGCGGGCCGGCGACGTGCTGATCACCTTCAACGGCAAACCCGTCGAAGACGGCGACGACTTGACCTTTTTCCTGCGCCAAGCCCGGCCCGGCGAGAAAGCCACACTGGAATGGGTACGCAATCAGACGCGTCAGAAGGGCGTTGTGCGGCTGGGATCCCGCAACGAGCCCGACCTGAAGCGCAGCGTGACCGTGGACGTGGGCAGCGGACTGGCTAACACGGCCTTCCTGGGCATCGGGACCCTGGCCGTCAATGACAATCTGCTGCAGCACTTCGGCGTCAAGGACGGCCACGGCATCCTGATCGACGCCATCGTGAAAGGTTCGCCGGCGGAGAAGGCCGGGCTGCGGGTGGGCGACGTCCTGGTGGACCTGGACGGCCACGCGGTGGACAGCCCGGGTCGCCTGCGCCGCCTGATGGAGGACTACCGGCCCGGCACCAAGGTGCGGCTGCGGCTGGTGCGCGACCGGCAGATTCTGAGCGTGGACATCGTGTTTGGGGATCGGGACAGTTCGGAACTGGGCGAGCCCGACGAGGAGCTGCCCCGGATTCCCGAGTATCCGGGCATGCCGCACCTGCCGGGTCTGCCGCAAGTGCAGGAACTGAAGAACGTGGGCACCTTCCCGGGTCGTGCGGCCATCGATTCGACCCTGAACCTGATGCGGCGCCTGGTGGGGGCGCCCCTGGCCATGCTGGAGAGATGA